In Haliotis asinina isolate JCU_RB_2024 chromosome 15, JCU_Hal_asi_v2, whole genome shotgun sequence, one DNA window encodes the following:
- the LOC137266297 gene encoding uncharacterized protein, whose translation MAWRRMFRWSSRRRMFVMALLGCSILLAVANLVRLLQSPPAAKHNQARDTNVEVHGRNGAPYTDRLRGNGSIGNSKTERLHLDVHGDTSWSIIHQMKSPGELTKHSDKPQAYQNLTVHFLIGQDNSRFEIQNFLSVWSVMKNMNPCKVMFHCQVMPTNTSWWRRTLQITPNRKIIPINTGNYSLYTPTKRDMVWNHGGVIVTPNIVFLKNLNDLQQYDLLAYVNKNKVGVLYLSKVSSTKDMTDLINDAFKKGQIDYNKLIRLVERRNNVRHQQAESGMCCVNAGQSPAADHLLNNRTLVSIDVTYTAYNPPPTLDNILMSSTQLAAIGRKVLFDSTTTAVQSVPNVFHYVCNDGTSRDLNMMELLSIKSVYHFAKPDEIRFYGHITPSGPRWDDVMKLPSFTFIKTDTPASVDSCVECKILLKHGGFFIHFDVILTEGVDLFRLGYNLRLGTKGLGPNVTIDFGNRFQFLTKEEFQKQKRRVCPDVVMSVANGRYFAVICPQVIHDVNGKGISCCLNSTFLKVPSPDLITQKVNKLSFASMTGCIGEVARYVLFGETKPFTEETYRVPNVIHYIWFAKETQFHMYMFLCIYSASINQRPDRIYFHYSHLPKGTWWQTLNFAVNLTLVRTTPPTSVFGRPISVVEHQSDVARLEILKKYGGIYLDVDVFVINRLDPLRTYSFVMSEEQQFTLGNGIILSEKNSKFLDLYLRSYKLFNDSLWGYNSVVMPYTIMLHNRDLIHLGPRDRILKPDWSTCLDDIWYPESRYYWHDNYILHLYCKMNVDRDLPFMDSLISTPRFSTSTFGQIANIVYKHFKKTIGH comes from the coding sequence ATGGCATGGAGGAGGATGTTCAGATGGTCTTCAAGACGTCGTATGTTTGTGATGGCCCTGCTTGGCTGCAGTATACTTCTGGCTGTAGCTAACCTGGTCAGGTTGCTGCAGTCACCGCCCGCTGCTAAACACAATCAAGCACGTGATACTAATGTTGAAGTTCATGGCAGGAATGGAGCACCATACACAGACAGGCTTCGCGGGAATGGTTCTATTGGGAATTCAAAAACTGAAAGACTACATCTGGATGTACATGGAGACACTTCATGGAGCATCATCCATCAAATGAAATCACCCGGCGAATTAACCAAGCACAGTGATAAACCACAAGCATATCAAAATCTGACGGTCCACTTCCTCATTGGTCAAGATAATTCCCGTTTTGAAATTCAGAATTTTCTGTCTGTATGGAGTGTAATGAAGAACATGAACCCGTGCAAAGTAATGTTCCATTGCCAGGTGATGCCCACGAACACGTCATGGTGGCGAAGAACCCTTCAGATAACACCAAACAGAAAAATAATCCCAATAAACACAGGGAATTATTCCCTATATACGCCCACCAAGAGAGATATGGTATGGAATCACGGCGGGGTCATTGTTACACCGAACATCGTGTTTCTGAAGAATCTAAATGACTTACAACAATATGATTTGCTTGCTTACGTTAATAAAAACAAAGTAGGCGTGCTGTACTTGTCAAAAGTGTCTTCCACTAAAGATATGACTGACCTGATTAATGATGCTTTCAAGAAAGGTCAAATTGATTATAACAAATTAATAAGACTTGTTGAGAGGAGGAACAATGTCCGCCATCAACAGGCTGAATCCGGGATGTGCTGTGTGAATGCTGGGCAGTCACCAGCTGCTGACCATCTGTTGAATAATAGAACACTGGTCAGCATTGATGTCACCTACACGGCCTACAACCCACCACCAACACTAGACAACATACTGATGTCATCGACTCAGTTGGCTGCCATAGGTAGGAAGGTCCTGTTCGATTCTACAACCACAGCTGTCCAGTCTGTGCCAAACGTGTTTCATTACGTGTGCAACGATGGTACAAGTAGAGATTTAAACATGATGGAACTGTTGAGTATTAAAAGCGTTTACCATTTTGCAAAGCCTGATGAAATACGTTTCTATGGCCACATTACCCCGTCGGGACCACGCTGGGATGACGTCATGAAACTACCGTCGTTTACGTTCATTAAAACCGATACACCTGCGTCAGTTGACAGTTGTGTAGAATGTAAAATACTTCTCAAGCATGGCGGTTTCTTCATTCATTTCGATGTTATTCTCACAGAAGGAGTAGATCTGTTCCGTCTTGGGTATAACTTGAGACTTGGCACCAAGGGATTGGGCCCAAATGTCACAATAGACTTTGGTAACAGATTCCAGTTTTTAACAAAAGAGGagtttcagaaacaaaaacGTAGGGTGTGTCCAGATGTAGTAATGTCGGTGGCGAATGGGCGTTATTTTGCAGTTATCTGTCCACAAGTTATACATGACGTGAACGGGAAGGGAATCAGTTGTTGCTTGAACTCTACATTTCTTAAAGTGCCGAGTCCTGACCTCATCACACAGAAAGTGAACAAGTTATCGTTCGCTTCAATGACAGGTTGCATTGGCGAAGTGGCTCGGTATGTATTATTTGGAGAGACGAAACCTTTTACAGAAGAAACGTATCGAGTACCAAACGTCATCCATTACATTTGGTTTGCCAAGGAAACACAGTTTcatatgtatatgtttctgtgtaTCTACAGTGCTTCCATTAACCAGAGACCAGACCGCATATACTTCCATTACAGCCATTTGCCTAAAGGAACTTGGTGGCAGACCTTGAACTTTGCAGTCAACTTGACCCTTGTGCGCACAACGCCACCTACTTCCGTCTTCGGGCGACCAATCAGCGTCGTTGAGCATCAGTCGGACGTAGCCAGGCTGGAAATTCTCAAGAAGTACGGGGGTATTTATCTCGACGTCGATGTCTTTGTAATTAACCGTCTTGACCCGTTACGAACATACAGTTTCGTGATGTCAGAGGAACAACAATTTACTTTAGGGAATGGCATTATTCTCTCTGAGAAGAATTCTAAATTTCTTGATCTGTATTTGAGGTCTTACAAACTTTTCAATGACTCGTTGTGGGGATATAACTCCGTGGTTATGCCCTATACTATAATGCTTCACAACAGAGATCTCATTCATCTTGGACCACGTGACAGAATCCTAAAACCTGATTGGTCGACGTGCTTGGACGACATATGGTACCCGGAAAGTAGGTACTACTGGCATGACAACTACATACTGCATCTTTACTGTAAGATGAACGTCGACAGAGACTTACCCTTCATGGATTCACTGATATCTACACCAAGGTTCTCGACGTCAACGTTTGGCCAGATAGCCAATATCGTGTACAAGCACTTTAAGAAAACTATCGGCCATTAA